One part of the Candidatus Borreliella tachyglossi genome encodes these proteins:
- the ftsH gene encoding ATP-dependent zinc metalloprotease FtsH: MNINNNNLNNNGKSNNKKKNKNWILGVVVVFLVIALLMSYFLRGGESYKTVPYSAFQTYLDSDLIESVVIIDKSQIQFIVKNPNLGKSYFSTSIPYLDINLLAELRGKKVEVSSGKSQASLISVLLQTLPWILFFVFFFFIFRQTQGGGGKVFSFGKSNAQKYEAGKNKVTFKDVAGQEEAKQELNEVVEFLKNPKKFEKIGARIPKGVLLVGSPGTGKTLLAKAVAGEAGVNFFHMSGSDFVEMFVGVGASRVRDLFDNSRKNSPCIIFIDELDAVGRSRGAGLGGGHDEREQTLNQLLVEMDGFGTYTNVIVMAATNRPDVLDSALLRPGRFDRQITVTLPDIKEREAILNIHAQKTKLSKNINLQVIARATPGASGADLANLINEGALIAARNNQSEILMKDLEEARDKILMGVAKKSMTITDRQKLETAYHEAGHALLHYYLEHADPLHKVTIIPRGRALGVAFSLPKEDRLSINKYQLLDKIKICYGGYASEQINLGFTTAGVQNDLMQATNLAKKMVTEWGMGEDVGPIFLVDDDAPIFLPKEFSKSKAYSENTADRVDREVKRILEGCLKEASDILMKHKDQLVKLAEALVLRETLTDVEVRELLGFKIIEDEYEEKSEESKLDLVSE, encoded by the coding sequence ATGAATATTAACAATAATAATTTGAATAATAATGGTAAATCGAATAACAAAAAGAAAAATAAGAATTGGATTTTAGGTGTTGTTGTGGTCTTCTTAGTTATAGCATTATTAATGTCTTATTTCCTGAGGGGTGGAGAAAGTTATAAGACTGTCCCTTATAGCGCATTTCAGACTTATTTAGATAGTGACTTGATTGAATCAGTTGTAATCATTGACAAGAGTCAAATTCAATTTATTGTAAAGAATCCAAATTTGGGCAAATCCTATTTCTCTACTAGTATTCCTTATCTTGATATTAATCTGCTTGCTGAACTTAGAGGCAAGAAAGTTGAGGTAAGTTCTGGGAAGAGTCAAGCGTCTTTAATTAGTGTTCTTTTGCAAACTTTGCCATGGATATTATTTTTTGTTTTCTTTTTCTTTATATTTCGTCAAACTCAAGGTGGTGGTGGGAAGGTTTTTTCGTTTGGAAAAAGCAATGCGCAAAAGTATGAGGCAGGGAAGAATAAGGTTACTTTTAAAGATGTGGCTGGTCAAGAAGAAGCCAAGCAGGAATTGAATGAAGTGGTAGAATTTCTGAAAAATCCTAAAAAGTTTGAAAAGATAGGTGCAAGAATACCTAAGGGAGTCCTTTTAGTTGGTTCTCCTGGAACGGGCAAGACTTTACTTGCTAAGGCTGTCGCAGGGGAGGCTGGCGTAAATTTTTTTCATATGTCAGGTTCTGATTTTGTTGAGATGTTTGTAGGAGTTGGGGCAAGCCGTGTTAGGGATTTGTTTGACAATTCGAGAAAAAATTCTCCTTGTATTATTTTTATTGATGAGCTTGATGCTGTTGGGAGGAGTCGTGGAGCTGGGCTTGGTGGTGGACATGATGAGAGGGAGCAAACGCTTAATCAGTTATTAGTTGAAATGGATGGTTTTGGGACATATACTAATGTAATTGTGATGGCAGCAACAAATAGGCCTGACGTTCTTGATTCTGCTTTACTTAGACCCGGACGATTTGACAGGCAGATAACGGTTACTCTTCCTGATATTAAAGAGAGAGAAGCGATACTAAATATTCATGCTCAGAAAACTAAGCTTTCCAAGAATATTAACTTACAGGTGATAGCAAGAGCTACTCCTGGTGCTAGCGGTGCTGATCTTGCAAATTTAATTAATGAGGGTGCTTTGATTGCTGCTAGAAATAATCAATCTGAAATTTTAATGAAGGATTTAGAAGAAGCTCGAGATAAAATATTAATGGGTGTTGCCAAAAAATCTATGACTATTACTGATAGGCAGAAACTTGAAACAGCTTATCATGAAGCAGGGCATGCATTGCTTCATTATTATCTTGAACATGCGGATCCTTTGCATAAGGTTACTATTATTCCTAGAGGTAGAGCACTTGGTGTTGCTTTTTCTCTTCCCAAAGAGGATAGACTTTCAATAAATAAGTATCAACTTCTTGATAAGATCAAGATATGTTATGGTGGGTATGCTAGTGAGCAGATTAATTTAGGCTTTACTACAGCTGGTGTTCAGAATGACTTAATGCAAGCAACTAATTTGGCGAAAAAAATGGTTACGGAATGGGGTATGGGGGAAGATGTGGGTCCAATATTTTTGGTAGATGATGATGCACCAATTTTTCTGCCTAAAGAATTTTCTAAGTCAAAAGCATATTCTGAAAATACTGCTGATAGAGTAGACAGAGAAGTTAAAAGGATTCTTGAAGGGTGCTTGAAAGAAGCTTCAGATATTTTGATGAAGCATAAGGATCAGTTAGTTAAACTTGCAGAAGCCTTGGTTTTAAGAGAAACTTTGACAGACGTGGAAGTGAGAGAGCTTTTAGGTTTTAAAATAATTGAAGATGAGTATGAAGAAAAATCAGAAGAGTCTAAGCTTGATTTAGTGAGTGAATAA